The following proteins come from a genomic window of Streptomyces sp. NBC_01716:
- the hflX gene encoding GTPase HflX produces the protein MTSSSSPSQDEQIFADPRTESLRADALMEEDVAWSQEIDGERDGDQFDRSDRAALRRVAGLSTELEDVTEVEYRQLRLERVVLVGVWVSGTVQEAENSLAELAALAETAGALVLDGVIQRRDKPDPATYIGSGKARELYDLVLETGADTVVCDGELSPGQLIHLEDVVKVKVVDRTALILDIFAQHAKSREGKAQVALAQMQYMLPRLRGWGQSLSRQMGGGGGGGMATRGPGETKIETDRRRIREKMAKMRREIAEMKTGREIKRQERRRHRVPSVAIAGYTNAGKSSLLNRLTGAGVLVENALFATLDPTVRRAETPSGRIYTLADTVGFVRHLPHHLVEAFRSTMEEVGDSDLILHVVDGSHPVPEEQLAAVREVIRDVGAVDVREIVVINKADAADPEVLQRLLRMERHAIAVSARTGAGMAELLALIDTELPRPEITIEALVPYTDGGLVSRVHAEGEVVSEEHTPEGTLLKAQVHEELAAALAVYAPVPAVG, from the coding sequence ATGACCTCCTCTTCTTCCCCTTCCCAGGACGAGCAGATCTTCGCGGACCCCCGCACGGAAAGCCTTCGGGCCGATGCCCTGATGGAAGAGGACGTCGCCTGGAGCCAAGAGATCGACGGAGAGCGGGACGGCGACCAGTTCGACCGCTCCGACCGTGCGGCGCTGCGGCGCGTGGCGGGCCTCTCCACCGAGCTCGAAGACGTCACCGAGGTCGAGTACCGGCAGCTGCGCCTGGAGCGCGTGGTGCTCGTCGGCGTCTGGGTCTCGGGGACCGTGCAGGAAGCCGAGAATTCGCTCGCCGAGCTCGCGGCGCTGGCCGAGACGGCCGGCGCGCTCGTGCTGGACGGTGTGATCCAGCGCCGTGACAAGCCCGACCCGGCGACGTACATCGGCTCGGGCAAGGCACGCGAGCTCTACGACCTGGTGCTGGAGACCGGTGCGGACACCGTCGTCTGCGACGGTGAGCTCAGCCCCGGCCAGCTGATCCATCTGGAAGACGTCGTCAAGGTCAAGGTTGTGGACCGTACGGCCCTGATCCTCGACATCTTCGCCCAGCACGCCAAGTCCCGGGAGGGCAAGGCGCAGGTCGCCCTGGCCCAGATGCAGTACATGCTGCCGAGGCTGCGCGGCTGGGGTCAGTCGCTGTCCCGGCAGATGGGTGGTGGCGGCGGTGGCGGCATGGCCACCCGTGGTCCCGGTGAGACCAAGATCGAGACGGACCGGCGCCGGATCCGCGAGAAGATGGCGAAGATGCGCCGGGAGATCGCGGAGATGAAGACCGGCCGCGAGATCAAGCGGCAGGAGCGCAGGCGCCACAGGGTGCCGTCGGTCGCGATCGCCGGGTACACGAACGCGGGAAAGTCCTCGCTGCTCAACCGCCTCACGGGCGCCGGCGTCCTGGTGGAGAACGCGCTGTTCGCCACCCTGGACCCGACCGTGCGCCGGGCGGAGACACCGAGCGGCAGGATCTACACGCTGGCGGACACCGTCGGATTCGTCCGGCATCTGCCGCACCACCTGGTGGAGGCGTTCCGCTCGACCATGGAGGAGGTCGGGGACTCCGATCTGATCCTGCATGTGGTCGACGGTTCGCACCCCGTTCCGGAGGAGCAGCTGGCCGCCGTGCGTGAGGTGATCCGCGACGTGGGCGCCGTCGACGTCCGCGAGATCGTGGTGATCAACAAGGCCGACGCGGCGGACCCGGAGGTCCTCCAGCGGCTGCTGCGGATGGAGCGGCACGCGATCGCCGTGTCGGCGCGTACCGGCGCCGGTATGGCCGAGCTGCTGGCGCTCATCGACACCGAGCTGCCCAGGCCCGAGATCACGATCGAGGCCCTGGTGCCGTACACGGACGGCGGCCTGGTCTCGCGGGTGCACGCCGAGGGCGAGGTGGTGTCCGAGGAGCACACTCCGGAGGGCACGCTGCTGAAGGCGCAGGTCCATGAGGAACTGGCCGCGGCGCTCGCCGTGTACGCGCCGGTTCCCGCGGTCGGCTGA
- a CDS encoding M1 family metallopeptidase: protein MLLTSRRLRAALLATASATLVAATLPASAPGPLGIGDPLFPHLGNPGYDVLAYDIAFTYRGDNTEPLDAVTKIDARTTRRLDRINLDFTHSKVRSVEIDGVRASFVSAGEDLVVTPREAVEAGSPVRIRVTHTSDPKGGKGGWLRTKDGLAMANQADAAHRVFPGNDHPADKAAFTFRVTAPRKLTVVANGLPVAKSRHGATTTWTYRTRHPMATELAQVSIGDSAVVHRKGPHGLPLRDVVPKADRAKLEPWLAKTPGQLEWMERQVGRYPFETYGVLIAGAETGFELETQTLSLFERSLFTRPEYPEWYVDSVMVHELAHQWFGDSVSPRRWSDLWLSEGHASWYEALYAHEHADKPLEKRMREAYRQSDGWRAAGGPPAAPEPPSSGKQISLFRPVVYDGSALVLYALRQEIGAGEFRRLERDWVRDHRDGTASTADFTRLASAVAGRDLSDFFRAWLYGSRTPPMPGHPKWKSDPAK from the coding sequence ATGCTGCTCACCTCCCGCCGGCTGCGCGCCGCCCTGCTGGCCACCGCGTCGGCCACCCTCGTCGCCGCGACGCTGCCCGCCTCCGCCCCAGGACCGCTCGGTATCGGCGATCCGCTCTTCCCGCACCTGGGCAACCCCGGATACGACGTTCTCGCCTACGACATCGCCTTCACCTACCGCGGTGACAACACCGAACCGCTCGACGCCGTCACCAAGATCGACGCGCGTACGACCCGGCGTCTGGACCGGATCAACCTCGACTTCACCCACAGCAAGGTCCGCTCCGTCGAGATCGACGGCGTGCGGGCCTCCTTCGTGAGCGCGGGTGAGGACCTCGTGGTCACGCCGCGCGAGGCCGTCGAAGCGGGCTCACCGGTCCGTATCCGGGTCACCCACACCAGCGACCCGAAGGGCGGCAAGGGCGGCTGGCTGCGGACCAAGGACGGCCTCGCGATGGCCAACCAGGCCGACGCCGCGCACCGCGTCTTCCCGGGCAACGACCACCCCGCCGACAAGGCCGCCTTCACCTTTCGGGTCACCGCGCCCCGCAAGCTGACCGTCGTGGCCAACGGACTGCCGGTGGCGAAGTCCCGCCACGGCGCCACCACCACCTGGACCTACCGCACCCGCCACCCCATGGCCACCGAACTGGCCCAGGTGTCCATCGGCGACTCGGCCGTGGTGCACCGGAAGGGGCCGCACGGCTTGCCCCTGCGCGATGTGGTCCCGAAGGCCGACCGCGCGAAGCTGGAGCCGTGGCTGGCGAAGACGCCGGGGCAGTTGGAGTGGATGGAGCGGCAGGTCGGGCGGTATCCGTTCGAGACGTACGGCGTGCTGATCGCCGGCGCGGAGACCGGCTTCGAGCTGGAGACGCAGACGCTGTCGCTCTTCGAGCGTTCGCTGTTCACCCGGCCCGAGTACCCGGAGTGGTACGTCGACTCGGTCATGGTCCACGAGCTGGCGCATCAGTGGTTCGGCGACAGCGTCTCGCCGCGCCGGTGGTCGGATCTGTGGCTCAGCGAGGGCCACGCGAGCTGGTACGAGGCCCTGTACGCCCACGAGCACGCCGACAAACCGCTGGAGAAGCGGATGCGCGAGGCCTACCGGCAGTCCGACGGCTGGCGCGCGGCGGGCGGCCCGCCCGCGGCCCCGGAGCCGCCTTCGTCCGGCAAGCAGATCAGCCTCTTCCGGCCGGTGGTGTACGACGGCAGCGCGCTGGTGCTCTACGCGCTGCGCCAGGAGATCGGCGCGGGGGAGTTCCGGCGGCTGGAGCGTGACTGGGTGCGCGACCACCGGGACGGGACCGCGAGCACGGCGGACTTCACCCGGCTGGCCTCGGCCGTCGCGGGGCGTGACCTGTCGGACTTCTTCCGGGCGTGGCTGTACGGGAGTAGGACGCCGCCCATGCCCGGCCACCCGAAGTGGAAGAGCGACCCCGCGAAGTAG
- a CDS encoding RelA/SpoT family protein: MSPEANSPGARSRRRGRTSIDLRRLGKAALLGPAARDRLPDAIGHVAEAHRAHHPDADLLVLGKAYVLAEMSHRGQFRKSGEPYITHPLAVTLILAELGAETTTLTASLLHDTVEDTDVTLDQVRAEFGDEVCYLVDGVTKLEKVDYGAAAEPETFRKMLVATGNDVRVMSIKLADRLHNMRTLGVMRREKQVRIAKVTHDVLIPLAERLGVQALKTELEDLVFAILQPEEYERTRAVIADNAATAPSLDAIAVDVRRTLREADITAEVVIRPRHFVSVHRARLKRGEMRGTDFGRLLVLVGEDADCYAVLGELHTCFTPVISEFKDFIAAPKYNLYQSLHTAVAGPDGAVVEVLIRTHQMHKVAEAGVVALGNPYAPVDGAEPADGERADPTRPGWLSRLLEWQESATDPDTFWTTLRADLAQDREITVFLADGGMLGLPAGATCVDAAYAQHGDGAHGCIGARVNGRLATLSTVLVDGDTVQLLLADGPVQATAEGPTGPGAGRPRETAQEAAPGPSPEWLDHARTPAARIAIAGWLAANPESLKVPESEPRAPGAVTAGRRGVANVVVDAPEATVRLAGCCTPVPPDAVTGFTVRGGAVTVHRTECSAVGRMTALGRAPVTVSWGDEAECRVTLYAESFGRPRLLADLTEAIATAGAAIVSANVEPPSEQRVRHTYTLQLPDAAGLPGLMRAMRDVPGVFDVRRAQHEPAS, encoded by the coding sequence AAGGCCGCGCTGCTGGGGCCCGCGGCCAGGGACCGGCTGCCGGACGCGATCGGCCATGTCGCCGAGGCCCATCGCGCGCACCACCCCGACGCCGACCTGCTCGTGCTGGGCAAGGCGTACGTACTGGCCGAGATGTCGCACCGCGGACAGTTCCGCAAGAGCGGCGAGCCGTACATCACGCATCCGCTCGCCGTCACCCTGATCCTCGCCGAACTCGGCGCCGAGACCACGACGTTGACGGCCTCTCTCCTCCACGACACCGTCGAGGACACGGATGTGACGCTCGATCAGGTGCGCGCGGAGTTCGGCGACGAGGTCTGCTATCTGGTCGACGGTGTGACGAAGCTGGAGAAGGTGGACTACGGCGCCGCCGCCGAGCCCGAGACCTTCCGCAAGATGCTGGTCGCCACCGGCAACGATGTCCGGGTGATGTCGATCAAACTGGCCGACCGGCTGCACAACATGCGCACCCTCGGTGTGATGCGGCGGGAGAAGCAGGTCCGGATCGCGAAGGTGACCCACGACGTCCTCATCCCGCTCGCCGAACGGCTCGGTGTTCAGGCGCTCAAGACGGAGCTGGAGGATCTGGTCTTCGCGATCCTCCAGCCGGAGGAGTACGAGCGCACCCGCGCCGTCATCGCCGACAACGCTGCCACGGCGCCGAGCCTGGACGCCATCGCCGTGGACGTGCGCAGGACGCTCCGGGAGGCCGACATCACGGCCGAAGTCGTCATCAGGCCACGGCACTTCGTCTCCGTGCACCGCGCCCGCCTGAAACGCGGCGAGATGCGCGGCACGGACTTCGGACGCCTGCTCGTCCTGGTCGGGGAGGACGCCGACTGCTACGCCGTACTGGGGGAGTTGCACACCTGCTTCACCCCGGTGATCTCCGAGTTCAAGGACTTCATCGCCGCCCCCAAGTACAACCTGTACCAGTCGCTCCACACGGCGGTCGCGGGCCCCGACGGGGCGGTCGTCGAAGTCCTCATCCGTACGCACCAGATGCACAAGGTCGCCGAGGCGGGGGTCGTCGCGCTGGGCAACCCGTACGCGCCCGTGGACGGGGCGGAGCCGGCCGACGGCGAACGAGCCGACCCGACCAGGCCCGGCTGGCTGTCCCGCCTCCTGGAGTGGCAGGAGTCGGCCACGGACCCGGACACGTTCTGGACGACCCTGCGCGCCGACCTCGCGCAGGACCGCGAGATCACTGTCTTCCTCGCCGACGGCGGGATGCTGGGGCTGCCCGCGGGCGCGACGTGTGTGGACGCGGCGTACGCGCAGCACGGCGACGGCGCGCACGGTTGCATCGGGGCGCGCGTCAACGGCCGTCTGGCGACGCTGAGTACGGTCCTGGTGGACGGCGACACGGTGCAACTGCTGCTGGCCGACGGCCCCGTCCAGGCGACGGCAGAGGGCCCTACGGGACCGGGGGCCGGCCGGCCGCGGGAGACCGCGCAGGAGGCCGCCCCCGGGCCCTCTCCCGAGTGGCTGGACCACGCCCGTACCCCCGCCGCGCGGATCGCGATCGCCGGCTGGCTCGCCGCGAACCCGGAGAGCCTGAAGGTGCCGGAGTCCGAGCCCCGCGCGCCCGGCGCCGTCACCGCGGGACGACGCGGCGTCGCCAATGTGGTCGTCGACGCGCCCGAGGCGACCGTACGGCTCGCGGGCTGCTGCACGCCCGTGCCGCCCGACGCCGTCACCGGCTTCACGGTGCGCGGCGGGGCCGTCACGGTGCACCGTACGGAGTGTTCCGCAGTCGGCAGGATGACCGCGCTCGGCCGTGCGCCGGTCACGGTGAGCTGGGGCGACGAGGCGGAGTGCCGGGTCACGCTGTACGCGGAGTCCTTCGGCCGGCCCCGGCTGCTCGCCGATCTGACCGAGGCCATCGCCACGGCGGGCGCGGCGATCGTGTCGGCCAATGTGGAGCCCCCCAGCGAGCAGCGCGTACGGCACACGTACACGCTTCAGCTGCCCGACGCGGCGGGACTGCCCGGCCTGATGCGCGCGATGCGGGACGTGCCGGGTGTCTTCGACGTACGCCGCGCGCAGCACGAGCCCGCCTCCTGA